A stretch of Methanocalculus alkaliphilus DNA encodes these proteins:
- a CDS encoding UDP-glucose dehydrogenase family protein produces MKISILGTGYVGAVTGACFAELGNDVVFVDIDPAKLDMIRTGRSPIFEPGLDELLAKNLHRISATTDTALAIRETEATFICVGTPSNPDGSIDLQYIAAASEAIGEVLREKESWHTVVMKSTVVSGTTTGIVRRRLEEASGKEAFRDFGLASNPEFLREGSALTDVFSPDRIVMGVEDPRSREVLETLYATFTCPKLVTAIPVAEMIKYVSNAFLATKISFANEIGNLCKTMGIDTAEVFAGVGLDARINPAFFRSGIGFGGSCFPKDVRALIAQAGAAGLPPKILQSVVAVNEEQPLRLVALLKKHLPDLKGKRIGVLGLAFKPDTDDIRESRAIPIIGELRKEGAGVIAYDPLAIAHFRSLFPEITYASSAAEVLECDAVLIITEWKEFEALDYTGKLVIDGRRVPKAAVGSIYEGVCW; encoded by the coding sequence GTGAAAATTTCAATACTCGGAACCGGCTATGTCGGTGCGGTGACCGGCGCCTGCTTTGCAGAGCTTGGGAATGACGTTGTGTTTGTCGATATCGATCCTGCCAAGCTGGATATGATCCGAACCGGCCGATCCCCCATCTTTGAACCAGGGCTCGATGAGCTGCTCGCGAAGAACCTGCATAGAATCTCAGCCACGACCGATACTGCTCTGGCCATCCGGGAGACCGAAGCCACCTTCATCTGTGTCGGCACTCCCTCGAATCCGGATGGCTCAATCGATCTTCAGTACATTGCAGCTGCCAGCGAGGCGATCGGGGAGGTGCTCCGGGAGAAGGAGAGCTGGCATACAGTTGTGATGAAGAGTACTGTTGTCTCCGGGACGACGACGGGAATCGTTCGGAGAAGACTTGAGGAGGCATCCGGGAAAGAGGCATTCCGCGACTTTGGCTTGGCATCAAACCCGGAGTTTTTGCGGGAAGGATCAGCTCTCACGGATGTCTTCTCCCCGGACCGGATTGTGATGGGTGTTGAAGATCCACGATCCCGGGAGGTTCTGGAGACGCTCTATGCCACCTTCACCTGCCCGAAGCTGGTGACGGCGATCCCGGTTGCCGAGATGATCAAGTACGTGAGCAATGCATTTCTTGCAACCAAGATCAGCTTTGCAAACGAGATCGGCAACCTCTGCAAGACGATGGGCATCGATACCGCAGAGGTCTTCGCCGGAGTCGGGCTCGATGCCCGGATCAACCCGGCATTCTTCAGATCCGGGATCGGCTTTGGCGGCTCCTGCTTCCCAAAGGATGTCCGGGCACTGATCGCACAGGCCGGGGCTGCCGGTCTGCCTCCGAAGATTCTCCAGAGTGTGGTTGCGGTGAACGAGGAACAGCCCCTGCGGCTTGTTGCATTGCTGAAGAAGCATCTCCCGGATCTGAAGGGGAAGAGGATTGGGGTGCTCGGGTTAGCCTTCAAGCCGGATACCGATGATATCCGGGAGAGCCGGGCGATCCCGATCATTGGCGAACTCCGGAAAGAGGGGGCGGGCGTCATCGCCTATGATCCCCTGGCAATAGCACACTTCCGATCGCTCTTCCCGGAGATCACCTATGCCTCGTCTGCCGCCGAGGTCCTCGAATGTGATGCGGTTCTCATTATAACCGAATGGAAGGAGTTTGAAGCACTCGATTACACCGGGAAGCTGGTGATCGATGGCCGGCGGGTTCCGAAGGCAGCGGTTGGATCCATCTATGAGGGGGTCTGCTGGTAG
- a CDS encoding nucleotide sugar dehydrogenase, translated as MKSQDPTTITVCVVGLGYVGYPLACAFAEHIRTIGYDVDATKIAGITNTPGNRIEATADPALIREADVVIIAVPTPVTKAKDPDISYVVSAGETVGKQMKQGAIVVLESTVYPGLTEEVFVPVLERASGMVCGRDFFVGYSPERINPGDDEHTLEKITKVVAGMDAATAETLAALYGMITTVHLAPDIRTAEAAKVIENVQRDLNIALMNELAIIFGRMGIDTRAVLEAAGTKWNFHNYRPGLVGGHCIPVDPYYLVMKAEELGYHPQVILAGRAINDAMPRHVAGIAIKELNRAGKVIKGSNVLILGLTYKENVPDTRESPVEEMIRELREFEVEVYGYDPLLGAAEIAHFGALPVASLGEIGEPVDCIVINAPHAVFSELTLETVCGICNGKPIVVDVTGMLRGDDEVRDGCVYRVL; from the coding sequence ATGAAGAGCCAGGATCCCACTACCATAACTGTCTGTGTCGTCGGCCTCGGGTATGTCGGGTACCCGCTCGCCTGCGCATTTGCAGAGCATATCCGGACAATCGGCTATGATGTCGATGCGACGAAGATCGCTGGGATTACGAATACTCCCGGCAACCGGATCGAGGCGACGGCCGACCCGGCCCTGATCCGGGAGGCGGATGTCGTCATCATCGCAGTGCCGACCCCGGTCACGAAGGCGAAGGATCCCGATATCTCCTATGTCGTCTCCGCCGGGGAGACGGTGGGGAAGCAGATGAAGCAGGGTGCGATCGTCGTCCTTGAGTCGACCGTCTATCCGGGCCTCACCGAGGAGGTCTTTGTCCCGGTGCTTGAACGGGCATCAGGAATGGTCTGCGGCCGCGACTTCTTCGTCGGGTATTCGCCTGAGCGGATCAACCCGGGCGACGACGAGCACACCCTCGAGAAGATCACAAAAGTCGTCGCCGGGATGGATGCGGCGACTGCAGAGACACTCGCCGCCCTCTATGGTATGATCACCACCGTCCATCTCGCCCCCGACATCCGGACGGCAGAGGCGGCGAAGGTGATCGAGAATGTCCAGCGGGACCTGAATATCGCTCTCATGAACGAACTTGCGATCATCTTCGGCCGGATGGGCATCGACACCCGGGCGGTCCTCGAGGCGGCCGGCACCAAATGGAACTTCCACAACTACCGGCCCGGCCTCGTCGGCGGCCACTGCATCCCCGTCGACCCCTATTACCTGGTGATGAAGGCCGAAGAGCTCGGCTACCACCCGCAGGTGATCCTGGCCGGCCGGGCGATCAACGACGCGATGCCCCGGCACGTCGCCGGCATTGCGATCAAGGAGCTGAACCGTGCCGGCAAGGTGATCAAGGGTTCAAACGTGCTGATTCTGGGTCTCACCTATAAGGAGAATGTCCCGGACACCCGGGAGTCGCCGGTGGAGGAGATGATCCGCGAGTTACGAGAGTTTGAGGTGGAGGTCTATGGGTATGATCCGCTTCTGGGGGCGGCGGAGATTGCGCATTTCGGTGCATTGCCTGTGGCATCGCTTGGAGAGATCGGTGAGCCGGTTGACTGCATCGTGATTAATGCGCCCCATGCGGTCTTTTCAGAGCTGACGCTGGAGACGGTCTGTGGGATATGCAATGGAAAGCCGATCGTGGTGGATGTGACCGGGATGCTCCGCGGGGATGATGAGGTGAGAGATGGGTGTGTGTATCGGGTGTTGTAA